In Bdellovibrionales bacterium, the following proteins share a genomic window:
- a CDS encoding MotA/TolQ/ExbB proton channel family protein, with protein sequence MFADKHGAIIVIGGTVAVAFLSFRSSRLIMAIKIVFRKLFGNIRNNYLEQIRIIVETADLYRLNPKATVEKISSSAHPFFRDGIRYMIEFGFSAVEIDEIMTNSLKGKKMRDDQEIKVWHTISRFPPAFGLLGATVGMISLLQTLGEPNAQDNIGPAMATALVATFYGLVVANLVLIPISENLAEVSDGDMVLRKIIKEGILLIQEKRHPLYIEEYLKSFLAPALRQADLLQDGQKEKNAA encoded by the coding sequence ATATTCGCCGATAAACACGGCGCGATCATTGTCATTGGCGGAACCGTGGCTGTCGCCTTTCTTTCGTTTCGAAGCAGCCGACTCATTATGGCTATCAAGATCGTATTTCGAAAGTTATTTGGAAATATTCGGAACAACTACCTGGAGCAAATCAGAATAATTGTTGAGACAGCGGACCTTTACCGTTTGAATCCGAAAGCGACTGTGGAGAAAATCAGCAGCAGTGCTCACCCGTTTTTTAGGGATGGAATTCGATATATGATTGAATTCGGATTCTCTGCCGTCGAAATCGATGAAATCATGACGAATTCTTTAAAAGGAAAGAAGATGAGAGATGATCAGGAAATTAAAGTTTGGCACACGATTTCGCGATTTCCACCGGCCTTTGGTCTGCTGGGAGCGACAGTTGGAATGATCTCACTTTTGCAAACCCTGGGAGAACCAAACGCTCAGGACAATATTGGGCCAGCAATGGCAACCGCTCTGGTGGCGACATTTTATGGTCTCGTCGTAGCGAATTTAGTTTTGATTCCAATCAGTGAAAACCTAGCAGAGGTGTCTGATGGAGATATGGTTTTGAGAAAAATTATCAAGGAAGGAATTTTGCTCATTCAGGAAAAGAGGCATCCACTCTACATTGAGGAGTATCTGAAATCATTTCTGGCCCCAGCACTAAGACAAGCAGACCTTTTGCAGGATGGACAAAAGGAGAAAAATGCAGCCTGA